The Rhododendron vialii isolate Sample 1 chromosome 5a, ASM3025357v1 genome contains a region encoding:
- the LOC131326926 gene encoding zinc finger BED domain-containing protein RICESLEEPER 2-like gives MVIIDELPFRFVEGIGFRKFCKVMQPKFSPVPSRQTITKEVGAIHNYERGKLKKLLKGRRICLTTDTWTSIQNLNYMCLAAHFIDDDWKLQKRIFNFCQVVNHKGETIGKKIESLLLDWNIDGIFTLTVDNASSNDTAIKFLKRKTKDWKRTILDHDYLHVRCCAHILNLIVVEGLKDRNESILRVRDVVRYVRYSPQRLESFKKCVEKKKIIFNQTVCLDVRTRWNSTYVMLEVAVKFEKAFQRMAEEDSGFKTFFGIKEGDDGELVSFEGGETIELVSEGGQVRSHRVQRIPTKLDWKNCTMFTKFLKLFYDATKKLSASLFVTSNVFFDEMYNVEVKIKKLIANNDPLLSKMAFDMKKKIDTYWGKGDKFNFLLYVAVVLDPRFKLR, from the coding sequence ATGGTCATCATTGATGAACTACCCTTTAGATTCGTTGAGGGGATTGGGTTTAGAAAGTTTTGTAAGGTCATGCAACCGAAGTTCTCACCGGTCCCTTCTCGCCAAACGATAACTAAAGAGGTTGGTGCAATTCATAACTATGAGAggggaaaattgaaaaaattattgaagggTCGTAGGATTTGCCTCACCACTGATACATGGACATCAATTCAAAATCTTAACTACATGTGCCTCGCCGCACacttcattgatgatgattggaagttgcaaaagagaatttttaacttttgtcaAGTTGTAAATCATAAGGGAGAGACCATTGGCAAGAAGATTGAATCTTTGTTGCTTGACTGGAACATTGATGGTATTTTTACGTTGACAGTAGATAATGCTAGTTCGAACGACACGGCTATTAAGTtcttgaaaaggaaaacaaaggattGGAAACGGACAATCTTGGATCATGATTATTTGCATGTACGATGTTGTGCACACATTTTGAATCTTATTGTGGTTGAGGGGTTGAAAGATAGGAATGAGAGTATTCTCCGTGTTCGTGATGTCGTGAGGTATGTGAGATATTCTCCACAAAGATTGGAGAGCTTTAAGAAGTGtgtggagaagaagaaaattatttttaaccaAACTGTGTGTCTTGATGTGCGTACTCGGTGGAATTCCACTTACGTGATGTTAGAAGTAGCTGTCAAGTTTGAGAAGGCATTCCAAAGAATGGCGGAGGAAGACAGTGgtttcaaaaccttttttggCATAAAGGAAGGCGATGATGGGGAGCTTGTGTCATTTGAGGGTGGGGAGACCATAGAGTTGGTTAGTGAGGGTGGCCAAGTTAGGAGCCATAGGGTCCAAAGAATTCCAACGAAGCTTGATTGGAAGAATTGTACGATGTTTACTAAGTTCTTGAAACTTTTCTATGATGCAACCAAGAAATTGTCGGCTTCTCTTTTTGTCACATCCAATGTATTCTTTGATGAGATGTATAATGTTGAagtaaaaataaagaagttaatTGCCAACAATGACCCTCTCTTGTCTAAAATGGCATttgacatgaaaaaaaaaattgacacgtATTGGGGGAAGGGAGATAAATTCAATTTCCTACTTTATGTGGCGGTGGTACTAGATCCCCGGTTCAAGTTAAGGTGA